A region from the Euwallacea similis isolate ESF13 chromosome 23, ESF131.1, whole genome shotgun sequence genome encodes:
- the dup gene encoding DNA replication factor Cdt1, with protein MAQPSVACYFNSRKRAAVDDAKINQARKVLVLESSEVKAPLKEGLIKTKEIIFTQVPQASVSVQDECPSEKLKKLQEKKEIVNTSKIVTLANANGKPGGKKVIKAIRGKKLKPAANNTDIQELFNNLNKSQVPTEPTEISKTKEIYEETHHTPPSTPTKNSNAMDKVRPDGPSLKEIKNKLCRSTRLAELKASIANFQEADKKLSEIEKKNAQIPDSPKIKGFKTIELEVLTSPKKLFSPEKAYLSPKKDGSGVRKNLFNLASPTKNALPVLPTSPSKQLLQETIKPTFTLPFKYRFLAEMFRSIDTVVQILYNRKEIITFRKLKPAVEEMLKRNLLERHLAQIKNIFPEAFNFTQEKLKVFGGGFRVEQWELVLHPIVKEGESMTSELLLERRRKLFNILINKVKDYHHEFLISLNAPINISKERVTRWHPEFDIEKVPDIELSPLPQPPAEDKLTSGKEVLERARSLFSCNTKMELAMRRLKEARQTQTALPIPEASQELPQSVLKGIPKSLLEKVRQKQAAKALISMTRSAGKEKEVQLYSRLPEIARLTRNLFVSEKKGVLLLDTVVDKLGNSYRGNLSKAEMEEHLKVIAKELPNWLVFHDIRNCVYIKLRKNADLSLVLSKLETLCKQKNET; from the exons ATGGCTCAGCCTTCAGTCGCTTGTTATTTCAATAGCCGTAAGCGAGCAGCCGTAGATGACGCCAAAATTAACCAGGCAAGAAAGGTTTTGGTATTAGAATCCAGTGAAGTCAAGGCCCCCCTAAAGGAAGGGCTAATTAAAaccaaagaaattatttttactcaGGTGCCTCAGGCGTCTGTGAGTGTGCAAGATGAGTGCCCGAGTGAAAAGCTTAAGAAACTTCAggagaaaaaggaaattgtcAACACCAGTAAAATTGTAACTTTAGCAAATGCCAATGGAAAACCAGGGGGTAAAAAGGTGATCAAAGCCATTAGGGGCAAGAAACTTAAGCCTGCAGCCAACAACACAGACATACAAGAATTGTTTAATAATCTCAACAAGTCTCAAGTTCCTACCGAACCAACAGAGATCAgtaaaacaaaagaaatctATGAGGAGACTCATCATACTCCTCCAAGTACCcccacaaaaaattcaaatgccATGGACAAAGTGCGACCTGATGGACCTTCTCTGAAGGAAATTAAGAATAAGTTATGCAGAAGTACAAGGTTGGCAGAGCTAAAAGCATCCATAGCCAACTTTCAAGAGGCTGATAAGAAATTGTCTgaaatagaaaagaaaaatgcacAAATTCCTGATTCTCCTAAAATAAAAGGATTTAAGACCATTGAGCTTGAGGTTTTAACAAG tCCTAAAAAACTATTCTCGCCAGAGAAGGCTTATTTAAGTCCTAAAAAAGATGGTTCAGGTGTTCGCAAGAACCTTTTTAACTTGGCAAGCCCTACAAAGAATGCTCTCCCAGTCCTCCCTACAAGCCCCTCCAAACAGCTGTTACAAGAAACGATCAAACCCACCTTTACTCTTCCATTCAAGTACAGATTTCTAGCTGAAATGTTCAGATCCATTGACACAGTAGTTCAAATATTGTACAACCGCAAAGAAATTATAACATTCAGGAAACTAAAACCTGCAGTTGAGGAGATGCTAAAAAGGAATTTACTTGAAAGACATTTGGCacaaattaagaatattttccCGGAGGCCTTCAATTTTACCCAAGAAAAATTGAAGGTTTTCGGGGGTGGATTTAGGGTAGAGCAATGGGAGTTGGTGTTGCATCCAATAGTTAAAGAGGGAGAAAGCATGACTTCAGAACTGCTGCTTGAGCGAAGGCGTAAACTGTTTAATATATTGATAAATAAGGTGAAAGATTATCATCATGAATTTTTGATATCTTTGAATGCACCAATTAACATCTCCAAAGAGAGGGTTACACGCTGGCATCCAGAATTTGATATAGAGAAG GTGCCTGATATTGAATTATCTCCACTGCCACAACCGCCAGCTGAAGATAAACTAACATCAGGAAAAGAAGTCCTGGAACGAGCCAGATCTCTCTTCAGTTGTAACACCAAAATGGAACTTGCCATGCGAAGACTGAAAGAGGCCAGACAAACCCAAACTGCCTTACCTATACCTGAGGCATCTCAGGAGTTGCCACAGTCAGTattaaaag GTATACCAAAATCCCTGTTGGAAAAAGTCCGTCAAAAACAAGCTGCCAAGGCCTTAATCTCCATGACCAGATCAGCGGGCAAAGAAAAGGAAGTTCAACTCTATTCAAGACTGCCTGAAATTGCCCGCCTTACCAGAAATCTCTTTGTCTCGGAAAAAAAAGGAGTTTTACTTCTGGACACTGTGGTGGATAAACTGGGCAATAGTTACAGAGGCAACTTGTCCAAAGCCGAAATGGAGGAGCACTTGAAAGTGATCGCGAAGGAGCTTCCCAATTGGCTGGTGTTCCACGATATACGTAATTGCGTCTATATAAAGCTGAGAAAAAACGCGGACCTAAGTTTGGTGCTGAGCAAACTTGAAACTTTATGTAAGCAAAAGAATGAAACGTAG
- the aln gene encoding divergent protein kinase domain 1C encodes MLLIRRLPGILYTYRYPAYSAGIIVSTFVYLLFRWNLLCVNLQAWQHVKRLCHLYDQGLAIGSLCAPLCVSKDINSLTCHSFQTTKQPVFSAEWHNIKLVFKSVPTDVQPIHWHDNGVLKYPTEKEFLSTIRTIVKRKLNLTLAYDTAVRLARLKPSYEEKNVLKRRLEMESLWNLLQDNEYLLSTIFTDKDVFPQLIGTCGGYFAVEYLEPLPFSHSTAVFSLGDSKEDWGLRLRVALQILELLDELETSFREPFHLCDIKMNHFGVTSDKKKLKFIDLDEVFPRTIISSIFKDIISCNGDEDCDFLDCRSFCNKSIHKCHSNVGNNNLQIICEKIFLGWRMSNTIIVPGLLMSQHTPSELASILRQCANPEGLEEKVRTIPDEEVRKRLYNILYEIEHSVNNDFFL; translated from the exons ATGCTGCTAATTCGAAGACTTCCAGGAATTCTGTATACCTATAGATACCCAGCTTACTCTGCGGGAATAATAGTGTCCACCTTTGTCTACCTTCTCTTCAGATGGAATCTGTTGTGCGTGAACCTCCAAGCATGGCAACATGTCAAACGATTG TGCCACCTCTACGATCAAGGCCTGGCTATCGGCTCTCTCTGCGCCCCTCTCTGTGTCTCCAAAGACATAAATTCTCTCACCTGCCACTCTTTTCAAACTACTAAACAACCAGTCTTCAGTGCTGAATGGCATAACATCAAATTAGTCTTCAAGTCAGTCCCCACTGACGTGCAGCCGATCCACTGGCACGATAATGGAGTACTCAAATACCCCACTGAAAAAGAGTTCCTATCCACCATACGTACTATAGTAAAGCGCAAGCTGAATTTGACCCTTGCTTATGACACTGCAGTGAGGCTCGCCAGGCTAAAGCCTTCATATGAGgagaaaaatgtcttaaagaGGAGGCTCGAAATGGAGAGTTTGTGGAACTTACTTCAGGACAATGAATACTTGTTGTCCACCATTTTTACTGACAAAGATGTTTTTCCTCAACTTATTGGTACCTGCGGGGGATATTTTGCAGTGGAATACCTAGAGCCTCTTCCATTTAGTCACAGTACCGCAGTATTTTCTTTGGGCGACAGCAAGGAGGACTGGGGTTTGAGGCTTAGAGTGGCATTGCAAATCTTAGAGTTACTAGACGAGCTTGAAACCAGCTTCAGAGAACCGTTCCACTTATGTGACATCAAAATGAACCACTTTGGGGTCACCTccgacaaaaaaaaactgaaattcatAGACCTAGACGAAGTCTTCCCACGTACGATCATAAGCTCCATATTCAAAGACATAATTTCATGCAATGGTGACGAAGATTGCGATTTCTTAGACTGTAGGtcgttttgcaataaatcCATACACAAATGCCACAGCAACGTGGGCAACAATAACCTACAAATCATCTGCGAGAAGATTTTCCTTGGTTGGAGAATGTCCAATACCATAATAGTGCCTGGGCTGCTGATGTCCCAACATACACCCTCAGAATTGGCCTCAATTTTGAGGCAGTGCGCCAACCCTGAAGGCCTAGAGGAGAAGGTTAGAACGATTCCCGATGAGGAGGTCAGGAAGAGgttgtataatattttgtacGAAATTGAGCATTCTGttaataacgatttttttctttaa
- the Gbs-76A gene encoding glycogen-binding subunit 76A isoform X1 → MTSERDKCGLTSLLPISCRDRAEAFARSLQSRLSTLGSQEGSSEERSWLGSPHDSTVALSQPHHNPDPERYLALEVLESPCSPQEEIDESELHKLWENRDLLVGRTNGDCHANVEVVSEVKCNGLVRHYSGDSDSEVFYDLDDEESPEVQPYENGLAPHSESSKSIDSETGIDVNSLETSSGNLNETFATSLDCTPQPSVSEDITTLSIKDDEEVSTSSEAISNKDDEALTVNGIESAKDCISKLTISSELTVECSVSKPAAEDEDSDTNSANKTEEDDCDDTIPRVRRCSSLKTGKTPPGTPSRKKIVRFADVLGLDLADVRTFLDEIPKVPKSAYNDLSDVDLSDSSDLSLSTITNKFHGIRADRILMPLFEQPSGTPNFLDQVRDQQVCLENALVDDPILFSIKGTVRVRNLDFNKSVHIRYSLDSWKTYADVQATYLTNSCDGFSDRFAFTLYAHTLTIGQKLEFACRFQCKGCQYWDNNKGRNYCFQCLPTSSGGTSAPVLITHGHSDWGASFY, encoded by the coding sequence ATGACTTCAGAACGAGACAAATGCGGCCTTACATCACTGCTTCCGATATCATGCCGCGACCGCGCAGAAGCGTTCGCTAGAAGCCTCCAATCACGTCTCAGCACACTCGGCTCGCAAGAGGGATCCTCTGAAGAGAGGAGCTGGCTTGGCTCTCCACATGACAGCACCGTCGCTCTATCTCAGCCCCACCACAATCCGGACCCCGAAAGATATTTAGCATTGGAGGTGTTAGAGTCGCCCTGCAGCCCTCAGGAGGAGATCGATGAAAGTGAGTTGCACAAGCTGTGGGAAAATAGAGATTTGTTAGTAGGGAGGACTAATGGTGATTGTCATGCTAATGTGGAGGTAGTTAGTGAGGTAAAATGTAACGGGTTGGTTAGGCATTATTCCGGAGACAGTGATAGCGAGGTCTTTTATGATTTAGATGATGAAGAGAGTCCTGAGGTGCAGCCATATGAAAACGGCCTTGCTCCTCATTCAGAGTCTAGCAAAAGTATCGACAGTGAGACCGGAATAGACGTGAACTCTCTGGAGACCTCCAGCGGAAATCTGAATGAGACTTTTGCCACATCTCTAGATTGCACTCCGCAGCCCTCAGTAAGCGAGGACATCACCACTTTGAGTATTAAAGACGACGAAGAAGTGAGTACATCCAGTGAAGCGATAAGCAATAAAGATGATGAGGCACTGACGGTTAATGGTATAGAGTCTGCTAAGGATTGTATTAGTAAATTAACCATAAGTTCTGAATTGACAGTAGAATGTTCGGTAAGCAAGCCGGCAGCTGAAGATGAAGACTCAGACACCAACAGTGCCAACAAAACTGAGGAAGATGATTGCGACGACACAATACCAAGAGTGCGCAGGTGTTCTTCCTTAAAAACTGGCAAAACCCCACCAGGCACTCCAAGCAGGAAAAAAATAGTGAGATTTGCTGACGTCCTAGGCTTAGACCTCGCAGATGTTCGGACGTTTCTGGATGAAATCCCCAAAGTCCCCAAATCAGCCTACAATGATTTGAGCGATGTAGATCTCTCAGACTCCTCAGACTTAAGCCTATCCACTATCACTAACAAGTTCCACGGCATCAGAGCTGATAGAATTTTAATGCCGCTCTTCGAGCAGCCTTCAGGTACCCCCAATTTCCTAGACCAAGTCCGGGATCAGCAAGTGTGTTTGGAAAATGCTTTAGTAGACGACCCCATTTTGTTCTCGATAAAGGGAACCGTTCGAGTTAGAAATTTGGACTTTAACAAATCTGTACATATCCGATATAGCTTGGACAGTTGGAAGACTTACGCAGACGTCCAGGCCACGTACCTTACCAATTCGTGCGACGGGTTCTCAGATAGGTTCGCCTTTACGTTGTACGCGCATACGTTAACTATAGGACAGAAGCTGGAGTTTGCGTGTCGGTTTCAGTGCAAAGGGTGCCAATATTGGGACAACAATAAAGGGcgaaattattgttttcagtGTCTGCCAACATCAAGCGGCGGCACATCTGCGCCGGTCCTCATAACGCACGGGCATTCTGATTGGGGTGCCAGTTTCTACTA
- the Gbs-76A gene encoding glycogen-binding subunit 76A isoform X4, whose product MTSERDKCGLTSLLPISCRDRAEAFARSLQSRLSTLGSQEGSSEERSWLGSPHDSTVALSQPHHNPDPERYLALEVLESPCSPQEEIDENDEESPEVQPYENGLAPHSESSKSIDSETGIDVNSLETSSGNLNETFATSLDCTPQPSVSEDITTLSIKDDEEVSTSSEAISNKDDEALTVNGIESAKDCISKLTISSELTVECSVSKPAAEDEDSDTNSANKTEEDDCDDTIPRVRRCSSLKTGKTPPGTPSRKKIVRFADVLGLDLADVRTFLDEIPKVPKSAYNDLSDVDLSDSSDLSLSTITNKFHGIRADRILMPLFEQPSGTPNFLDQVRDQQVCLENALVDDPILFSIKGTVRVRNLDFNKSVHIRYSLDSWKTYADVQATYLTNSCDGFSDRFAFTLYAHTLTIGQKLEFACRFQCKGCQYWDNNKGRNYCFQCLPTSSGGTSAPVLITHGHSDWGASFY is encoded by the exons ATGACTTCAGAACGAGACAAATGCGGCCTTACATCACTGCTTCCGATATCATGCCGCGACCGCGCAGAAGCGTTCGCTAGAAGCCTCCAATCACGTCTCAGCACACTCGGCTCGCAAGAGGGATCCTCTGAAGAGAGGAGCTGGCTTGGCTCTCCACATGACAGCACCGTCGCTCTATCTCAGCCCCACCACAATCCGGACCCCGAAAGATATTTAGCATTGGAGGTGTTAGAGTCGCCCTGCAGCCCTCAGGAGGAGATCGATGAAA ATGATGAAGAGAGTCCTGAGGTGCAGCCATATGAAAACGGCCTTGCTCCTCATTCAGAGTCTAGCAAAAGTATCGACAGTGAGACCGGAATAGACGTGAACTCTCTGGAGACCTCCAGCGGAAATCTGAATGAGACTTTTGCCACATCTCTAGATTGCACTCCGCAGCCCTCAGTAAGCGAGGACATCACCACTTTGAGTATTAAAGACGACGAAGAAGTGAGTACATCCAGTGAAGCGATAAGCAATAAAGATGATGAGGCACTGACGGTTAATGGTATAGAGTCTGCTAAGGATTGTATTAGTAAATTAACCATAAGTTCTGAATTGACAGTAGAATGTTCGGTAAGCAAGCCGGCAGCTGAAGATGAAGACTCAGACACCAACAGTGCCAACAAAACTGAGGAAGATGATTGCGACGACACAATACCAAGAGTGCGCAGGTGTTCTTCCTTAAAAACTGGCAAAACCCCACCAGGCACTCCAAGCAGGAAAAAAATAGTGAGATTTGCTGACGTCCTAGGCTTAGACCTCGCAGATGTTCGGACGTTTCTGGATGAAATCCCCAAAGTCCCCAAATCAGCCTACAATGATTTGAGCGATGTAGATCTCTCAGACTCCTCAGACTTAAGCCTATCCACTATCACTAACAAGTTCCACGGCATCAGAGCTGATAGAATTTTAATGCCGCTCTTCGAGCAGCCTTCAGGTACCCCCAATTTCCTAGACCAAGTCCGGGATCAGCAAGTGTGTTTGGAAAATGCTTTAGTAGACGACCCCATTTTGTTCTCGATAAAGGGAACCGTTCGAGTTAGAAATTTGGACTTTAACAAATCTGTACATATCCGATATAGCTTGGACAGTTGGAAGACTTACGCAGACGTCCAGGCCACGTACCTTACCAATTCGTGCGACGGGTTCTCAGATAGGTTCGCCTTTACGTTGTACGCGCATACGTTAACTATAGGACAGAAGCTGGAGTTTGCGTGTCGGTTTCAGTGCAAAGGGTGCCAATATTGGGACAACAATAAAGGGcgaaattattgttttcagtGTCTGCCAACATCAAGCGGCGGCACATCTGCGCCGGTCCTCATAACGCACGGGCATTCTGATTGGGGTGCCAGTTTCTACTA
- the Gbs-76A gene encoding glycogen-binding subunit 76A isoform X2: MTSERDKCGLTSLLPISCRDRAEAFARSLQSRLSTLGSQEGSSEERSWLGSPHDSTVALSQPHHNPDPERYLALEVLESPCSPQEEIDESELHKLWENRDLLVGRTNGDCHANVEVVSEVKCNGLVRHYSGDSDSEVFYDLDDEESPEVQPYENGLAPHSESSKSIDSETGIDVNSLETSSGNLNETFATSLDCTPQPSVSEDITTLSIKDDEEVSTSSEAISNKDDEALTVNVECSVSKPAAEDEDSDTNSANKTEEDDCDDTIPRVRRCSSLKTGKTPPGTPSRKKIVRFADVLGLDLADVRTFLDEIPKVPKSAYNDLSDVDLSDSSDLSLSTITNKFHGIRADRILMPLFEQPSGTPNFLDQVRDQQVCLENALVDDPILFSIKGTVRVRNLDFNKSVHIRYSLDSWKTYADVQATYLTNSCDGFSDRFAFTLYAHTLTIGQKLEFACRFQCKGCQYWDNNKGRNYCFQCLPTSSGGTSAPVLITHGHSDWGASFY; encoded by the exons ATGACTTCAGAACGAGACAAATGCGGCCTTACATCACTGCTTCCGATATCATGCCGCGACCGCGCAGAAGCGTTCGCTAGAAGCCTCCAATCACGTCTCAGCACACTCGGCTCGCAAGAGGGATCCTCTGAAGAGAGGAGCTGGCTTGGCTCTCCACATGACAGCACCGTCGCTCTATCTCAGCCCCACCACAATCCGGACCCCGAAAGATATTTAGCATTGGAGGTGTTAGAGTCGCCCTGCAGCCCTCAGGAGGAGATCGATGAAAGTGAGTTGCACAAGCTGTGGGAAAATAGAGATTTGTTAGTAGGGAGGACTAATGGTGATTGTCATGCTAATGTGGAGGTAGTTAGTGAGGTAAAATGTAACGGGTTGGTTAGGCATTATTCCGGAGACAGTGATAGCGAGGTCTTTTATGATTTAGATGATGAAGAGAGTCCTGAGGTGCAGCCATATGAAAACGGCCTTGCTCCTCATTCAGAGTCTAGCAAAAGTATCGACAGTGAGACCGGAATAGACGTGAACTCTCTGGAGACCTCCAGCGGAAATCTGAATGAGACTTTTGCCACATCTCTAGATTGCACTCCGCAGCCCTCAGTAAGCGAGGACATCACCACTTTGAGTATTAAAGACGACGAAGAAGTGAGTACATCCAGTGAAGCGATAAGCAATAAAGATGATGAGGCACTGACGGTTAATG TAGAATGTTCGGTAAGCAAGCCGGCAGCTGAAGATGAAGACTCAGACACCAACAGTGCCAACAAAACTGAGGAAGATGATTGCGACGACACAATACCAAGAGTGCGCAGGTGTTCTTCCTTAAAAACTGGCAAAACCCCACCAGGCACTCCAAGCAGGAAAAAAATAGTGAGATTTGCTGACGTCCTAGGCTTAGACCTCGCAGATGTTCGGACGTTTCTGGATGAAATCCCCAAAGTCCCCAAATCAGCCTACAATGATTTGAGCGATGTAGATCTCTCAGACTCCTCAGACTTAAGCCTATCCACTATCACTAACAAGTTCCACGGCATCAGAGCTGATAGAATTTTAATGCCGCTCTTCGAGCAGCCTTCAGGTACCCCCAATTTCCTAGACCAAGTCCGGGATCAGCAAGTGTGTTTGGAAAATGCTTTAGTAGACGACCCCATTTTGTTCTCGATAAAGGGAACCGTTCGAGTTAGAAATTTGGACTTTAACAAATCTGTACATATCCGATATAGCTTGGACAGTTGGAAGACTTACGCAGACGTCCAGGCCACGTACCTTACCAATTCGTGCGACGGGTTCTCAGATAGGTTCGCCTTTACGTTGTACGCGCATACGTTAACTATAGGACAGAAGCTGGAGTTTGCGTGTCGGTTTCAGTGCAAAGGGTGCCAATATTGGGACAACAATAAAGGGcgaaattattgttttcagtGTCTGCCAACATCAAGCGGCGGCACATCTGCGCCGGTCCTCATAACGCACGGGCATTCTGATTGGGGTGCCAGTTTCTACTA
- the SRPK gene encoding SRSF protein kinase 1, producing MSTKLDVNRRVLAIQAKKKRHKPGKKKGKSEMNGHGESQIRSKHEPSHSSSNETIEDPDTPYTSEEEEQEDSTDYRKGGYHPVKIGDLFLGRYHVTRKLGWGHFSTVWLCWDLEDKRFVALKIVKSAEHFTETALDEIKILKSVRDSDPADPKRNKTVQLLNDFKISGVNGVHVCMVFEVLGHHLLKLIIKSNYHGIPLANVKTIMWQVLEGLDYLHSKCKIIHTDIKPENVLVCVSEEYIRRLACQAAEMHQLGMKLPTSLISTAPPQELPPQKMSKNKKKKLKKKAKRQNELLKRQMEQIIEIEENKRVKENGDLNGDIDCTTENGTPEDPLENLTNGIDELVGGETIVSCEDLTIAEQVIVMSEDDSPSMTSKSESKMDLDPAFVECNFEVKIADLGNACWVDKHFTEDIQTRQYRSLEVLLGAGYNTSADIWSTACMAFELATGDYLFEPHSGEDYCRDEDHLAHIIELLGNIPKRIAQSGNNSKLFFNKRNELRHITGLKPWGLEDVLTEKYYWSRKDAEEFAAFLKPMLDFDPDKRATAADCLKHPWLSKNEATLSVGD from the coding sequence ATGAGCACTAAATTAGATGTAAACCGACGTGTCCTGGCTATTCAGGCGAAAAAGAAGCGTCATAAGCCCGGAAAAAAGAAGGGCAAATCTGAAATGAACGGTCATGGCGAGAGTCAAATCCGCTCGAAACACGAGCCATCCCACAGTTCTAGTAACGAGACTATCGAGGATCCGGACACACCTTACACCAGCGAGGAAGAGGAACAAGAGGATAGTACCGATTATCGCAAGGGAGGATATCACCCCGTCAAAATAGGCGACCTCTTTCTAGGACGGTACCATGTTACGCGCAAATTAGGTTGGGGTCACTTTTCCACTGTTTGGCTTTGCTGGGATCTGGAGGACAAACGGTTCGTGGCTTTGAAAATCGTTAAATCTGCGGAGCACTTCACTGAAACTGCCCTAGATGAAATTAAGATCCTCAAATCTGTCCGAGATTCAGATCCTGCTGACCCAAAGAGGAACAAAACTGTTCAGCTACTGAATGACTTTAAGATAAGCGGAGTGAATGGAGTGCATGTCTGCATGGTCTTTGAAGTCCTCGGTCATCATTTGTTAAAGCTTATAATCAAGTCCAACTACCACGGCATTCCCTTGGCGAATGTGAAAACCATAATGTGGCAGGTCTTGGAAGGGTTAGATTACTTGCACTCCAAATGCAAAATTATCCATACAGACATTAAGCCTGAGAATGTTCTTGTGTGTGTATCTGAGGAGTACATTAGAAGGCTTGCATGTCAGGCAGCTGAAATGCACCAGTTAGGTATGAAACTACCCACTTCTCTTATTAGCACTGCACCACCACAAGAATTACCACCTCAAAAAATGAGcaaaaataagaagaaaaagcTGAAGAAAAAGGCTAAAAGACAAAATGAGCTACTAAAACGCCAGATGGAGCAAATAATTGAGATTGAAGAGAACAAAAGGGTCAAGGAAAATGGGGACCTCAATGGTGATATTGATTGCACAACCGAAAATGGTACTCCAGAAGATCCTCTAGAAAATCTTACCAATGGAATTGATGAACTTGTAGGGGGTGAGACAATAGTTTCCTGCGAAGATTTAACTATTGCAGAGCAAGTGATTGTGATGTCTGAAGATGATTCCCCTTCTATGACCTCAAAGAGTGAGAGCAAAATGGACTTGGACCCTGCATTTGTGGAATGCAATTTTGAGGTCAAAATCGCAGATCTAGGAAATGCCTGTTGGGTGGACAAACACTTCACTGAAGACATCCAAACAAGACAATACCGGTCATTGGAAGTCTTACTTGGTGCTGGATACAACACCTCAGCTGATATTTGGAGTACAGCCTGTATGGCCTTTGAACTGGCAACTGGGGATTATTTATTTGAGCCACATTCTGGAGAAGATTATTGCCGGGATGAAGACCACTTAGCCCATATAATTGAATTACTCGGCAACATTCCCAAGAGAATTGCTCAGAGTGGAAACAACTCCAAGCTCTTCTTTAACAAGAGAAATGAACTTAGGCATATAACTGGGCTTAAACCTTGGGGTCTTGAAGATGTCTTAACTGAGAAATACTATTGGTCTCGCAAAGACGCTGAGGAGTTTGCAGCTTTTCTGAAGCCAATGCTTGATTTTGATCCTGATAAAAGGGCCACAGCAGCTGACTGTCTGAAGCATCCTTGGTTGAGCAAGAACGAGGCCACTCTCTCTGTAGGTGACTGA
- the Gbs-76A gene encoding glycogen-binding subunit 76A isoform X3 — protein sequence MTSERDKCGLTSLLPISCRDRAEAFARSLQSRLSTLGSQEGSSEERSWLGSPHDSTVALSQPHHNPDPERYLALEVLESPCSPQEEIDESELHKLWENRDLLVGRTNGDCHANVEVVSEVKCNGLVRHYSGDSDSEVFYDLDDEESPEVQPYENGLAPHSESSKSIDSETGIDVNSLETSSGNLNETFATSLDCTPQPSVSEDITTLSIKDDEEVSTSSEAISNKDDEALTVNECSVSKPAAEDEDSDTNSANKTEEDDCDDTIPRVRRCSSLKTGKTPPGTPSRKKIVRFADVLGLDLADVRTFLDEIPKVPKSAYNDLSDVDLSDSSDLSLSTITNKFHGIRADRILMPLFEQPSGTPNFLDQVRDQQVCLENALVDDPILFSIKGTVRVRNLDFNKSVHIRYSLDSWKTYADVQATYLTNSCDGFSDRFAFTLYAHTLTIGQKLEFACRFQCKGCQYWDNNKGRNYCFQCLPTSSGGTSAPVLITHGHSDWGASFY from the exons ATGACTTCAGAACGAGACAAATGCGGCCTTACATCACTGCTTCCGATATCATGCCGCGACCGCGCAGAAGCGTTCGCTAGAAGCCTCCAATCACGTCTCAGCACACTCGGCTCGCAAGAGGGATCCTCTGAAGAGAGGAGCTGGCTTGGCTCTCCACATGACAGCACCGTCGCTCTATCTCAGCCCCACCACAATCCGGACCCCGAAAGATATTTAGCATTGGAGGTGTTAGAGTCGCCCTGCAGCCCTCAGGAGGAGATCGATGAAAGTGAGTTGCACAAGCTGTGGGAAAATAGAGATTTGTTAGTAGGGAGGACTAATGGTGATTGTCATGCTAATGTGGAGGTAGTTAGTGAGGTAAAATGTAACGGGTTGGTTAGGCATTATTCCGGAGACAGTGATAGCGAGGTCTTTTATGATTTAGATGATGAAGAGAGTCCTGAGGTGCAGCCATATGAAAACGGCCTTGCTCCTCATTCAGAGTCTAGCAAAAGTATCGACAGTGAGACCGGAATAGACGTGAACTCTCTGGAGACCTCCAGCGGAAATCTGAATGAGACTTTTGCCACATCTCTAGATTGCACTCCGCAGCCCTCAGTAAGCGAGGACATCACCACTTTGAGTATTAAAGACGACGAAGAAGTGAGTACATCCAGTGAAGCGATAAGCAATAAAGATGATGAGGCACTGACGGTTAATG AATGTTCGGTAAGCAAGCCGGCAGCTGAAGATGAAGACTCAGACACCAACAGTGCCAACAAAACTGAGGAAGATGATTGCGACGACACAATACCAAGAGTGCGCAGGTGTTCTTCCTTAAAAACTGGCAAAACCCCACCAGGCACTCCAAGCAGGAAAAAAATAGTGAGATTTGCTGACGTCCTAGGCTTAGACCTCGCAGATGTTCGGACGTTTCTGGATGAAATCCCCAAAGTCCCCAAATCAGCCTACAATGATTTGAGCGATGTAGATCTCTCAGACTCCTCAGACTTAAGCCTATCCACTATCACTAACAAGTTCCACGGCATCAGAGCTGATAGAATTTTAATGCCGCTCTTCGAGCAGCCTTCAGGTACCCCCAATTTCCTAGACCAAGTCCGGGATCAGCAAGTGTGTTTGGAAAATGCTTTAGTAGACGACCCCATTTTGTTCTCGATAAAGGGAACCGTTCGAGTTAGAAATTTGGACTTTAACAAATCTGTACATATCCGATATAGCTTGGACAGTTGGAAGACTTACGCAGACGTCCAGGCCACGTACCTTACCAATTCGTGCGACGGGTTCTCAGATAGGTTCGCCTTTACGTTGTACGCGCATACGTTAACTATAGGACAGAAGCTGGAGTTTGCGTGTCGGTTTCAGTGCAAAGGGTGCCAATATTGGGACAACAATAAAGGGcgaaattattgttttcagtGTCTGCCAACATCAAGCGGCGGCACATCTGCGCCGGTCCTCATAACGCACGGGCATTCTGATTGGGGTGCCAGTTTCTACTA